AGTGAGAGAAGACAACAAAACGTTGACGTTTATACCTCGTGTGAGAGCGAGAgttttttgtctctttttttcaactttttcactgaatttATTAAGCGATTTGGAACATTGTTCGTGTTTTTTGTAgggaataaaatataatttatgcGCGAACTGCGTAGGTCATGcgcatgaaaaattaaaggattttgcttttttagactcaaaatgcgctcaaataaacgaattttgtaatgagacTACTCTtaaatttcccgaaattttttatggaggcttcttttttttaattcagacctcgaagttcaaaatttcgaaaaaacttgataatttttaaaaattagacaaaattttcgatttttccaaaaatttatatgtCGTAGCGgtaggaaattaaaattttttccgacacgaaaaattggcaaagcTAGTTTTCCAGCTGgattttagataaaaatgCCCAGTTTTATCGATATTTTCAACCGCCATAGGTAAAATTAAacgaaattcgtttattttggcacatttttaCACCAGCAAAAACTGTCACTCCTCtctcaaaatttatcaattttccccGCGGTTATCGCTAAAAGTGAGCAAACCAGCAAGAAATACAGAATTTTcggttgttttatttttttttaatttttaaagcagtTTTTACGCTGAAAACTCTGAAACTTCAACTAAATTTCGacgaaattcagtttttccatctaaaaaaacaaataaaaaacaaattcgcAAGCGTGCTCCATTGATAAATTTGCGGAGCGGGAATTTGAATCtagtttttcttgttaaatggtttttttaatcaattttgtgatagttctcaaaatttcactttttctgtgtATTGGCCCCATTGCCCATTGCTTTGTTCATTTAATGAAggcatttttgcaaatttttaccACAAGGAAGctttaaaaactagaaaaaacgCGGCAAACCACCGATCAGTAAGTGCGCTCCAATGTAAATCGGagattttctcgttttttaatttgttttttacgTTAAATCGATGTTTTGTCTACAATTTGAGCGTTTTTCCTGCgtttttttcggttaaaaattgaataaaattaaataaaacccatttcaatacattttattcCCGAATCTGATCACTTGTCGACCTACATTGCCATTTACTTTCACTCTCTTCTTATCATAATTTCGATAACCACTGCCTATCTCTTTTACACCATTCCGCGTTAATAAAAaccctctctctctcactctctcgcaataaaaaatcaatatatatatatatacattttGCAGAAGCGCCCAGAAATCTCTCTCTCGCCGTCTGCTTCTCTGCTCCCTCCTACACGAAGTTTCAACACTTCGCTCGAACACAACCAGGGCGAGAAGACGTTGAAGAAGATAAATtcttttaatcaaaaaaaaaaatgcacggAAGCGGGCACAGTCTAACGGGCGCTCCGCATCAAATTCCGCCGCCACGGACACAGGGAGCCGCCACCGGTGGCCAACAACTCTCGGCGACAGCTAATCAATTTGTTGATAAAATCGATCCGTTCCATAATAAAAGAGGAACTTCTAGACGATTGTGAGTGGCtggtttaatttatttttatcgatttttcccgatATTTTCAGGCGCATCAACAACAGCAGCCGATATAATGTTGATTCGGCTCAAGAACTCGTACAATTGGCGCTCATCAAaggtgatttttttggattttctagatgaaaaaccgaaaaaatttcgaagaattgagtaaaaaatagcgaaaaactCGCATTTTGCCACCCTGCCGCAgattttggcagttttcagTCGATTCCAGGCAAATATTCAGggaaaatgtccaaaaatgctaattttagtgaaaaaatgttgaaaaatgctcgattggcctgaaaattaggataattttcgttgaaaagttggaaaatagcCTACAATTGTCGGAAATTGTCCCAAAAGTGTGAATTTCGacttttatacaaaatttgtgattctttttaaagtttttaacgaaaacttacactattttcaagtaaatcaacttttttatgttgtatttttacattatttcgtgaaaatttacCTACATCGACGGGAAAACGCGTTAGAAATCgcgaaaatcttcaaaataaaggaatatttcgatgaaaatcgattttcggtCGCTGCAAATTCGtaaaaatggagtttttagtcttttttttaaaagattttttgacaaatcggATAATTTTGAACCCAAAACTAAGAAAATTTGGTctttttgagccaaattttgaactaaaattctgaaaaacgcCGTCTGAAATCTctaaaatctgcaaaaattgccgatttcaaatttagccttttttcagaatatttgagccgaaattgtcggtttttttttgagccgaAATTGTCgggtttttcagtgaaaatttgccgaaaatcccTGCTAAAACCCCGAAAAAAGGCctaaatcatcaattttttaaaagaaattcaattgctgctgcaaaatttgagattttcgccatttttatcgaaatttgaatttattttgagccttttaaatcaattttaccgctaaaaatctttaaaaacttcaatttttccagatactGCTGCAAATGAGCAACCGGCTCTCGTTATCGAAAAGCTCGTCCAATGTCAGCACGTATTCGATTTCTATGATCCAGTAGCTCAACTGAAATGCAAAGAAATCAAAAGAGCAGCTCTAAATGAGCTCATCGATCACATTACATCGACAAAAGGAGCAATTGTTGAGACAATTTATCCGGCTGTCATTAAAATGGTTGCCAAGAATATATTCCGTGTACTTCCACcatcagaaaattgtgaatttgatCCAGAAGAGGATGAACCGACTTTAGAAGTCTCGTGGCCACATTTACAGGTTGGAAATGCAAGAAAAACCCGAAAATGGCTCCAGGAAGccgaaaaatgacaaaaaaaaatcgaaaaaaaaatgcaattttcagaaaaatagagcaaaaagtgcatttttcactaatttttggtccaaaaaattgactttttcgactggaaaattattagttttccttttggcaaaaaaaaaccccgatACATcctgaaaacatcgaaaatctgaaaattatagcaGAAAACCGCGTTTTTTTGCTCCAATATACCAAAAATAGCCCCAGtgcatcaaaaaatattgacaaaatgacctaaaaactctgattttctcaacttttccgTGTTACAGATGGCATTTGGCCACTTTTTGGACCGAGAAAGGCATCGAAAGACGgaattttataacaaaattcattaaaaatcgcTCAACAGCTCATAAAATgacattttcagctgaaatctcaaattttgccaactttccCGGTGTCACAACGgtcggaaattaaaaaattggcgatttaGGCTGAAATTCGaccatttttcggaattttcagcaatttttgattatttttattacaaaagacccctatttaaaaaaatcaatttttgctctATTATACCCAAAATGGCTCCGGGCCatcaaaaaatgctgaaaattcgtCGAATGTCAGCCTAAATCgccaatttctcaatttccgaCCGCTGTGAAACCTggaaagttggcaaaatttgaaatttcagctgaaaatatgtaatttttcgagattttgagcggtttttaatgaattttgttATGAAATTCCGTCTTCTATGGCCAAATTTCACCTGAAACTCAGAAAAGTcgacaaaatttgagtttttaggccattttctGGCCAAATTGGGAGCTAAAAGATGCTTAAAATCATCagaaatctgcaaaaattcactgaaaattggaaaaactgccctaaaatcaaaaaaaaaaaaacgaattttgcaGCTTGTCTACGAGCTCTTCCTGAGATTCCTTGAGTCGCCAGATTTCCAAGCTTCAATCGGTAAAAAGTATATTGATCAGAGATTTGTGCTCAAGCTGCTCGATTTATTCGATTCGGAGGATCCACGTGAACGAGACTTTTTGAAGACGGTTCTTCATCGTATTtacggaaaatttttgggcCTTCGGGCTTTTATTCGCAAACATATCAATAATATGTTTTTGAGGTGAatactggattttttttttcgctgaaaaatcgctaaaaaatggcttaaaaatgagaaaattgcaacgaaaagctcaattttcggcaaaaattcatggatttggaccatttttgcaatttttgatattaaaattgtCATATTTGTGGTGTTTTGggtgaaaatttgtgatttttctttgaaaaataccgaaaactTGTGAAAAGTTATGTAAAATAGcgttttttgtgttaaatttgaaaaaaaaaaggaattccTCTCTTCCACAAGGAGTACACGTTTATTCGgagctcgtgtactccacgaggaaaaatgctcattttttggcttaaaaacatgatttttggacaattttttgtaattttgaaattaaaattggctTTCAATAGAGATTTAAgcgaaaatcgatgaatttttcattgaaaaatacaaaaaaaacgataaattctagtttttcaggCCTAAATTACTATAAATCGGCGATTTTAGTGttaaaattcacgaaaatggttcaaaatcaagcattttagctaaaaatcaatcaaaaaattattcttctcgaggagtacacggcgcgcgtaaatcgacacataaccggttttggactttttggacttttttttcgcaatttccaacttaaaaattgccaatttatccctgttttgaagtgttttaggtgaaaatcgatgaattttctgttgaaaatttaaaaaaattcttgtttttcaacAGTAAGTACATTATAAATTGctataaaaatacaataaatcggcgattttaatgttaaatttcgcgaatttggtccaaaaaaatgtgaattttagcgaaaaattagtaaaagcgctgcgtaaatcgacacaaagcttcttccacttttcaatttccaattttttgcagattcgTATACGAAACGGACTCATTCAACGGTGTCGGTGAGCTTCTCGAGATTCTTGGCTCAATTATAAACGGATTTGCTCTTCCATTGAAGCAAGAGCACAAGGTTTTCCTTGTAAAAGTTCTTCTACCATTGCACAAACCGAAATGCTTATCACTGTATCATGCACAGGTtagacagaaaaaaattaatttaaaattctaaaattcagaaaaaccacaaaaaataaccggaaaaaatcgcgtttttaaaaaaaaaattttttttttaattttgactccccgaccaatcagcgcttccgaactccgcccactcccTCTGATTGGTTGAACAGTGGGCGGAGCcgatcgctgattggtcagaaGGAAAATTttaccgaaattgaaaaaaaaatcgtttttttttttcaatcttttcttctgatttttcggaatttcagaCTATATTGATcagttttttgagcaaaattcaaaaatttccttaTTTCAGCTCGCCTACTGCGTCGTTCAATTCATCGAAAAAGACTCATCACTGACTCCACAAGTTTTTGAGGCTCTGCTCAAATTTTGGCCTCGAACATGTAGCAGCAAGGTAACTATTGCTCAATTTTCGacggaaaaagtgaaaaattggctcaaaaaattgaaaaaatgccaaatttctGCACTTTTCGGCTCctgaaaatgcatattttggcggttttttggcgattttcaatctgaaaagcaaaaaaaaacatggaaaaactAGCAAGATATGCaaaattggcgattttttttgaacaaaaaattaaaaaacttttaaaaaatcaaaaaagagcGGCACAGAGCTGTctcaaaattagtttaaattttgacttaaaaaattattgttttttttcattaaaaaatatttttttaaatcaaaaaaaaaa
This is a stretch of genomic DNA from Caenorhabditis elegans chromosome V. It encodes these proteins:
- the pptr-1 gene encoding Serine/threonine-protein phosphatase 2A regulatory subunit pptr-1 (Confirmed by transcript evidence), with protein sequence MHGSGHSLTGAPHQIPPPRTQGAATGGQQLSATANQFVDKIDPFHNKRGTSRRLRINNSSRYNVDSAQELVQLALIKDTAANEQPALVIEKLVQCQHVFDFYDPVAQLKCKEIKRAALNELIDHITSTKGAIVETIYPAVIKMVAKNIFRVLPPSENCEFDPEEDEPTLEVSWPHLQLVYELFLRFLESPDFQASIGKKYIDQRFVLKLLDLFDSEDPRERDFLKTVLHRIYGKFLGLRAFIRKHINNMFLRFVYETDSFNGVGELLEILGSIINGFALPLKQEHKVFLVKVLLPLHKPKCLSLYHAQLAYCVVQFIEKDSSLTPQVFEALLKFWPRTCSSKEVMFLGEVEEILDIIEPEQFKKIIDPLFRQLAKCVSSPHFQVAERALYFWNNEYILSLIEDTSSLVMPIMFPALYRISKEHWNQTIVALVYNVLKTFMEMNGKLFDELTSTYKGERLREKQREKDRDAFWKKMEALELNPPAEGKEVTPSLFPEKLTDYLKKDGPNMTPLPVATAGGGDKSPSVVKKSSTGSETTTPAKK